A genomic segment from Candidatus Brocadia sinica JPN1 encodes:
- a CDS encoding DUF362 domain-containing protein yields the protein MDTKDYHLSRRNFLKHSALGAVGLGLGIGSFEGLQQWAIGADNQPSAFGKGRVIAIKSSGIMSKGKPESEVVQRMMNEGMFTLTGKKTVADAWRTFFTPDDVVGIKINPIGGIKLSTRPEVISEIIMGLKAAGVKDNNIIIWDRFSYHLITAGFPLNQGSSGVRCYGTEPTAGYDKKIYYESLDDDYALRQDDGARSLFSTIVTQHVTAIVNVPVMKDHGIAGVTLCLKNLAFGAINNTQRFHPSPYFCDPASAEVCAHPVIKDKVRLHIVDALQACFEGGPASMKTWTMWNEERLFFGTDPVAIDRIGLEIIDRKRKENNYPTVFQKARHISTAGKKGLGVYDKDTIDFIELNV from the coding sequence ATGGATACAAAGGATTATCATCTCTCACGCAGAAACTTTTTGAAACATTCTGCCCTTGGCGCCGTCGGGCTTGGGTTGGGGATCGGAAGCTTTGAGGGTTTGCAGCAATGGGCAATTGGGGCAGATAATCAACCTTCTGCATTTGGAAAAGGCAGGGTAATTGCCATAAAAAGCAGTGGAATTATGAGCAAAGGAAAACCTGAATCTGAGGTTGTCCAGAGGATGATGAACGAGGGGATGTTTACCCTTACCGGCAAAAAAACGGTTGCCGATGCGTGGCGAACGTTCTTTACCCCCGATGATGTTGTGGGTATTAAGATCAATCCTATCGGCGGGATAAAACTCTCCACACGGCCTGAAGTGATCAGCGAAATCATTATGGGCCTGAAAGCCGCCGGAGTAAAGGATAACAATATCATTATCTGGGACCGTTTTAGTTACCATCTTATAACAGCTGGTTTCCCCTTGAATCAGGGAAGCAGCGGGGTTCGTTGTTATGGCACCGAGCCAACGGCCGGATACGACAAAAAAATATATTATGAATCACTGGATGACGACTATGCCTTGCGGCAGGACGATGGGGCACGGTCACTTTTCAGTACCATTGTTACCCAGCACGTCACGGCAATTGTAAATGTGCCGGTTATGAAGGATCACGGCATTGCGGGAGTGACCCTATGCCTCAAAAATCTGGCCTTTGGTGCCATCAATAATACACAGAGATTCCATCCGTCACCATACTTCTGTGACCCTGCCTCGGCAGAAGTCTGTGCGCATCCAGTTATAAAAGACAAGGTGCGTTTGCATATCGTTGATGCACTGCAGGCTTGTTTTGAGGGTGGCCCTGCGAGTATGAAGACATGGACTATGTGGAATGAGGAACGTCTCTTTTTTGGGACCGATCCGGTAGCAATTGACAGGATAGGACTTGAAATTATAGACAGGAAACGTAAGGAAAACAATTATCCGACGGTATTCCAAAAGGCCAGACATATTTCCACAGCAGGGAAAAAGGGATTGGGCGTTTATGACAAAGATACTATTGACTTTATAGAACTCAATGTGTAA
- a CDS encoding dienelactone hydrolase family protein, whose protein sequence is MERIFASLFVIALIVVVVGRVSAGGSVQGKDVDYSSEGIVMKGYLSYNMKIKGKQPGVLVVHEWWGHNEYARKRARMLAELGYTALAVDMYGDGRQAMHPDEAGKFSSELMKNFDIARARFMAALDFLKQLPNVDPNRIAAIGYCFGGAIVLNMARQGVGLKGIASFHGNLTAIRPAQPGGVKAKILVFHGADDKFITQEQIEAFKQEMKTAGADFQFISYPGVIHSFTNPDADTYAKKFNLPVAYNAEADRKSWEELQKFFTMIFKE, encoded by the coding sequence ATGGAGCGGATCTTCGCAAGTCTGTTTGTCATCGCATTGATAGTAGTGGTTGTTGGTCGGGTTTCCGCGGGTGGGAGCGTCCAGGGGAAGGATGTTGACTATAGTTCAGAGGGTATCGTGATGAAAGGTTACCTGTCCTATAACATGAAGATAAAAGGGAAACAGCCGGGGGTGCTGGTTGTTCACGAATGGTGGGGGCATAACGAATATGCCAGAAAACGCGCAAGGATGCTGGCAGAACTGGGGTATACTGCCCTCGCTGTGGACATGTACGGAGATGGCAGGCAGGCGATGCATCCCGATGAGGCAGGAAAATTCTCGTCGGAGCTTATGAAGAACTTTGATATTGCCAGGGCGCGTTTCATGGCTGCGCTGGACTTTCTGAAACAGTTGCCAAATGTTGACCCCAATCGCATTGCCGCTATCGGCTATTGCTTTGGTGGTGCAATCGTGCTTAATATGGCACGTCAAGGCGTTGGCCTTAAGGGTATTGCCAGCTTTCATGGGAATCTAACTGCAATCAGGCCGGCGCAGCCTGGCGGCGTTAAGGCGAAGATACTAGTATTCCATGGCGCCGATGATAAATTCATTACGCAGGAACAGATCGAGGCATTCAAACAGGAGATGAAGACAGCCGGGGCCGATTTTCAGTTTATCTCATATCCCGGCGTCATCCACAGCTTCACAAATCCCGATGCGGATACTTACGCAAAGAAATTCAATCTGCCCGTGGCATACAATGCTGAGGCTGACAGGAAATCATGGGAGGAATTGCAAAAATTCTTTACTATGATTTTCAAGGAATAG
- the dinB gene encoding DNA polymerase IV, which yields MKKTIMHIDMNAFFASVEQQVNPALRGKPIAVIGSNERTVVTTASYEARAYGVKTGMTKHEAKWLCPHIILVGGDTSRYTDTCHRLVEIYQQYTPIVEVYSIDEAFLDITGSIPLFGSAENTARNIKRDIHQRLGRLTCSIGIAHNKLLAKLGSDMKKPDGLVIIQQEDVMRLLEHLPVKELCGIGTQIESRLSVMGIRTCGELGRASIAVLKNQFGVIGERLKLMALGIDDSPAVPMEQEPDAKSVGHSMTLDRDVSDVETLEQHILHLSEMVGRRLRHGGYAGRTVTLTLRYTNFDTFTRRSSIKSSLNNSIDIYMVAKDILETIRLQQTVRLVGVSVCNLTRNVAQIPLFPNDRTRQAATRVMDEINDRYGDFFITWGTLIERYRHKGVISPSWRPGGVKHNNYA from the coding sequence ATGAAAAAAACTATTATGCACATCGACATGAACGCCTTCTTTGCCTCGGTAGAGCAGCAGGTCAATCCGGCACTCAGGGGAAAACCCATCGCGGTAATTGGCTCGAATGAAAGGACGGTGGTTACCACAGCTTCTTACGAGGCGCGGGCCTACGGAGTTAAAACAGGTATGACCAAACATGAGGCAAAATGGTTATGTCCCCATATTATCCTTGTGGGAGGAGACACAAGCCGTTATACGGATACATGCCACCGGCTTGTCGAGATATACCAGCAATACACCCCTATTGTAGAGGTCTATTCCATCGATGAGGCATTTCTGGATATTACCGGTTCGATTCCCCTCTTTGGCAGCGCTGAGAACACTGCCAGAAACATCAAAAGGGATATTCACCAAAGACTCGGAAGACTGACCTGTTCTATCGGCATCGCCCACAATAAGCTTCTGGCAAAGCTGGGCAGCGATATGAAAAAACCGGATGGGCTCGTTATTATACAACAAGAGGATGTTATGAGATTACTGGAACACTTACCAGTAAAAGAACTCTGTGGCATAGGTACACAGATTGAAAGCCGTCTGTCTGTCATGGGGATTAGAACCTGTGGCGAACTGGGGAGGGCATCTATTGCCGTTTTAAAAAATCAATTCGGCGTGATCGGGGAACGGTTAAAGCTTATGGCCCTGGGTATTGATGACAGCCCTGCTGTGCCCATGGAACAGGAACCCGATGCAAAATCTGTTGGACACAGCATGACTCTCGACAGGGACGTGAGTGATGTGGAAACTTTGGAACAGCATATCCTTCATTTGTCCGAAATGGTGGGACGGCGGTTGCGCCATGGAGGGTATGCAGGGAGGACGGTTACCCTCACGCTTCGTTATACCAACTTCGATACCTTTACCAGGCGTAGTTCTATAAAATCTTCTCTGAATAACAGCATAGACATCTACATGGTTGCTAAAGACATACTGGAGACAATACGACTCCAGCAGACTGTCAGGCTGGTAGGTGTTAGCGTTTGTAATCTTACCAGGAACGTTGCCCAGATTCCGCTCTTTCCTAACGACAGGACAAGGCAGGCAGCAACACGTGTCATGGACGAGATCAATGATCGATACGGTGATTTTTTTATTACCTGGGGTACATTGATTGAGCGATATCGTCACAAGGGTGTTATATCCCCATCGTGGAGACCTGGTGGGGTCAAGCATAATAATTATGCATAG
- a CDS encoding restriction endonuclease subunit M, giving the protein MNWKEHIEKILKSAKNNVATINLEKTAVSYTDKIKKHEDPKVIKGDEEIVRAYLIHRLINELDYKPEYIEIEKRYSIGRPKTSRAKIDVIVRDNKDGTFLFIELKAPDKFESDKELIEGQLFDLAHQEKNVKYLVYYTVDFKDNTCIDKAIIIDFEKFSNYHDWINAGASSIGTELQGGYGKPKKPPYKKGDPQYALRKDLTPQELKSLATQLHNVLWGGGGTTDTEIFNSLVNLILAKIYDEDARKVGEEYEFQVKGYQDKKGNSETEQPETLFERINKLYRQALKYKLNIDDERKLEKIFVVNEEKFPLSKLVYTVQQLEGISLLEGRSAIDGKDILGDFFETITREGFRQTKGQFFTPINIVRFIIYALQIDNQAIQLINGLNTLPYIIDPACGSGTFLIETMKIITKELKRKRFNEISSSNQGQRTFKRFFTLDEDENQWAKEFLYGIDQNFDLGTSSKVNMILHGDGSANIFVQDGLLPFNMYKKTAGGQNILIVQEPEEFYGNKYENGQFDVVISNPPFSVDLDNVTKQKVERSFLFYNKKNSENLFIERWYQLLKENGRLGVVLPESVFDTTENKYIRLFLFKYFKIKAVVSLPQLTFEPYTSTKTSLLFAQKKTKEEVKQWNELWEKYGKEWSELKTRVANYIKVFIDGEDQSKFPSIKDHKEKTIKENTFRFLKDFATEQDKALSVKELLERYCNEIEEVSEFDNSVKDVFGYYNPWWVFGEVSKQRDYHIFMAETENIGYKRTKRGEKPMPNDLFDVEIAPTFLNKAAIIQGYDERIDHQTKLKTELDEELKIAEEKNKEKAGEKLKRQIEQFVNDLEECKNEIVRLTKEKAEIEKIIDTHYREDGKRYRIKDKYYDRTDTTLLAHFTTGLLQQWRSDDVLLRKNTIVKILDAVRKEVVWE; this is encoded by the coding sequence ATGAACTGGAAAGAACATATTGAAAAAATCCTGAAATCGGCCAAAAACAACGTCGCTACCATCAACCTTGAAAAGACCGCTGTATCTTATACTGACAAAATCAAAAAACACGAGGATCCAAAGGTTATCAAAGGTGATGAGGAAATTGTGCGTGCTTATTTGATTCACCGGTTAATCAATGAACTTGATTACAAACCAGAATATATCGAGATTGAAAAACGGTATAGTATAGGAAGGCCTAAAACTTCCAGAGCAAAAATAGATGTCATTGTAAGAGACAACAAGGATGGGACTTTTTTATTTATTGAGTTAAAAGCCCCGGACAAATTCGAGAGCGATAAGGAATTAATAGAAGGACAGCTCTTTGACTTAGCCCATCAAGAAAAGAACGTTAAATACCTGGTTTATTATACGGTTGATTTCAAGGACAATACATGTATTGACAAGGCTATAATCATCGATTTTGAGAAATTTTCTAATTATCACGATTGGATAAATGCAGGCGCTTCATCGATTGGCACTGAATTACAGGGAGGATATGGTAAGCCCAAGAAACCACCCTATAAAAAAGGTGATCCTCAATATGCTTTAAGAAAAGACCTCACTCCCCAGGAATTAAAAAGTCTGGCTACACAACTCCATAATGTTTTATGGGGTGGCGGTGGCACTACCGATACAGAGATATTCAATTCCCTTGTCAATCTTATCCTCGCCAAGATATACGATGAGGATGCCAGAAAAGTAGGAGAGGAATACGAGTTTCAGGTAAAGGGCTATCAGGATAAAAAAGGTAATTCTGAAACAGAACAACCTGAGACGCTGTTTGAGCGAATCAACAAGCTCTATCGGCAAGCTTTAAAGTATAAACTCAACATTGATGACGAAAGAAAATTAGAAAAAATCTTTGTCGTAAATGAAGAAAAATTCCCACTAAGCAAATTAGTTTATACAGTTCAACAATTAGAAGGCATATCCCTGCTGGAAGGAAGAAGCGCCATTGACGGCAAAGATATTCTGGGTGACTTTTTTGAAACGATCACCCGTGAAGGATTCCGTCAAACGAAAGGCCAATTTTTCACCCCAATTAACATAGTTCGATTCATTATCTACGCCTTACAGATAGACAATCAAGCCATTCAATTAATTAATGGATTAAATACCCTCCCTTACATTATCGATCCTGCCTGCGGGAGTGGAACATTCTTAATTGAAACAATGAAAATCATTACCAAAGAACTTAAACGCAAACGATTCAATGAAATTTCCTCAAGCAATCAGGGACAGCGTACATTCAAGCGGTTTTTCACCCTCGATGAGGACGAAAACCAATGGGCAAAAGAGTTTCTCTATGGCATTGACCAAAACTTTGATTTAGGAACCTCTTCAAAGGTCAATATGATTCTCCACGGCGATGGTTCTGCCAATATCTTTGTTCAGGATGGACTCTTGCCATTCAATATGTACAAGAAAACGGCCGGAGGACAGAATATTCTGATCGTTCAGGAACCCGAAGAATTTTATGGAAACAAATATGAGAACGGTCAATTTGATGTGGTAATCAGTAATCCACCTTTCAGCGTTGACCTTGATAATGTAACAAAACAAAAGGTCGAACGGTCCTTTTTGTTTTACAATAAGAAAAACTCAGAAAATCTCTTCATTGAGCGCTGGTATCAATTGTTGAAAGAGAACGGTCGACTCGGTGTTGTCTTGCCAGAAAGTGTATTTGATACTACTGAGAATAAATATATTCGCCTGTTCCTTTTCAAATATTTCAAAATAAAGGCAGTTGTCAGTTTGCCTCAACTCACATTTGAACCTTATACTTCTACCAAAACCAGCCTGTTATTTGCCCAGAAGAAAACCAAAGAAGAAGTAAAGCAATGGAACGAACTTTGGGAAAAATATGGCAAGGAATGGTCGGAACTGAAAACACGTGTTGCCAATTATATCAAGGTGTTTATTGATGGAGAAGACCAAAGCAAATTCCCATCCATAAAAGATCACAAAGAGAAAACCATAAAAGAAAATACCTTCCGTTTCCTTAAGGATTTTGCCACAGAACAGGACAAAGCGCTTTCAGTAAAAGAACTTTTAGAAAGGTATTGTAATGAAATTGAAGAAGTGAGCGAATTCGATAACAGCGTTAAAGATGTTTTTGGTTATTATAATCCTTGGTGGGTATTTGGCGAGGTAAGCAAACAGCGTGACTATCATATCTTTATGGCAGAGACAGAAAACATTGGTTATAAGCGCACCAAGCGGGGAGAAAAACCAATGCCGAATGATTTGTTCGATGTGGAAATAGCGCCCACCTTTCTTAACAAAGCCGCTATTATACAAGGATATGATGAACGCATTGACCATCAAACCAAATTAAAAACTGAATTGGATGAAGAATTAAAAATTGCGGAAGAGAAAAACAAAGAAAAAGCTGGTGAAAAACTGAAAAGACAAATAGAACAGTTTGTGAATGATTTAGAGGAATGTAAAAATGAGATCGTTAGGTTAACAAAAGAAAAGGCCGAAATCGAGAAAATTATTGATACTCATTATCGAGAAGACGGCAAACGATACAGGATTAAAGATAAATATTATGACCGAACCGATACCACACTTTTAGCCCACTTCACTACGGGTCTTCTGCAACAGTGGCGGAGTGATGATGTGCTGCTTCGCAAAAATACCATTGTGAAAATTTTGGACGCTGTAAGAAAAGAGGTAGTATGGGAATGA
- the lexA gene encoding transcriptional repressor LexA encodes MNTPLTKKQADFLSFLKKYLQERGYPPTVRESMDGLGLSSTNIVKKYFDILERKGYIRRQFHSPRAIEIVEGTAARSSEIRSVPIAGRVRAGAPHPVVEDIEGYLSVDQTLCRSSNIFFLRVVGDSMIDAHIQDGDLVLVKSQPVANNGEIVVALIDDEATVKRFSKKDDTILLKPEHPTMQPIIIKEGQANVSIVGTVAAVIRQL; translated from the coding sequence ATGAATACTCCGCTAACCAAAAAACAGGCAGATTTTTTATCTTTTTTAAAAAAATATCTTCAGGAAAGGGGATATCCGCCTACGGTACGGGAGAGTATGGATGGGCTGGGGCTTTCCAGTACCAACATAGTAAAAAAATACTTCGACATTCTGGAACGCAAGGGATACATCAGGAGACAATTTCACAGCCCACGGGCTATTGAAATTGTTGAGGGAACCGCTGCACGAAGCTCAGAAATAAGGTCTGTGCCAATTGCGGGAAGGGTTAGGGCTGGGGCGCCTCATCCAGTTGTAGAAGATATCGAAGGATACCTTTCCGTGGATCAAACACTATGCCGTAGCAGCAATATCTTTTTTTTACGGGTAGTGGGGGATAGTATGATTGATGCCCATATCCAGGATGGAGACCTTGTCCTCGTTAAATCACAACCCGTGGCCAATAATGGAGAGATCGTGGTGGCCCTTATCGATGATGAGGCTACGGTAAAGCGATTTTCTAAAAAGGACGATACGATACTATTGAAACCCGAACACCCAACGATGCAACCGATTATCATTAAAGAGGGGCAGGCAAATGTATCTATCGTTGGTACAGTTGCAGCGGTAATAAGGCAATTATGA
- the recQ gene encoding DNA helicase RecQ, which translates to MYTILQKYFGYTSFYPLQEDIIKESLGQRDVFVLMPTGGGKSLCYQLPALLFDGVTIVISPLIALMKDQVDGLLANGIPATFINSSLSYGEIDIKKRSLSNNEVKILYIAPERLVMPEFLQFLQRLKVCLFAIDESHCISEWGHDFRPEYRQLKLLKERFPKVPIMALTATATPVVQEDIITHLKLSDCRIFKASFNRKNLHYQIKPKDNPYYQILHYLKGRQKDSGIIYCQSRKTVERLSTSLQKDGYRALPYHAGLTAEARTENQERFIREDVEIIVATIAFGMGINKPNVRYVIHYDLPKSIEGYYQETGRAGRDGLKSDCILFFSYADMFKIEYFINQKTDEGERQVAYRQLREMANYCESNVCRRRLLLAYFGEKLDEPNCRSCDVCLEPKERFDGTIAAQKILSCVYRVGERFGINYVIDILQGSKNQKIVQNQHNTIKTYGAGKEYSKSQWQAFVRELIQLGYLRLDGDKYPVLKLQEKCRNVLLSSEKVFLIKPEEQISVQKIDAGEDYDRLLFERLRTLRKTLADQEGVPPYVIFHDTSLKEMSIYYPQSLLGLRKISGVGDQKLMKYGKVVLKEIADYCEQHHIMPNQIAHKCSESPVKQPKTSTVQMTLELYKQHLTIHEIAQKRNLALSTIISHLEKLILDGAGISIDSIVATEKQLHIQRAFKESGLEFLNPVKEKLGNDYSYEEIRLVRAKMMCGCEKKQ; encoded by the coding sequence ATGTATACGATACTGCAAAAATATTTTGGATACACAAGTTTTTACCCACTTCAGGAGGATATTATTAAGGAATCACTGGGGCAAAGAGACGTCTTTGTCCTTATGCCGACCGGGGGTGGGAAATCCCTGTGTTATCAACTACCTGCACTCCTTTTTGACGGTGTAACTATTGTTATCTCTCCATTAATCGCCTTGATGAAAGACCAGGTAGACGGGTTGTTGGCGAATGGTATTCCGGCAACGTTTATTAATAGTTCTTTGAGTTATGGCGAAATTGATATAAAAAAGCGGAGTTTATCAAACAATGAAGTAAAGATCCTTTATATCGCGCCGGAAAGACTCGTTATGCCGGAATTTCTGCAGTTTTTACAGAGATTAAAGGTCTGCCTGTTTGCCATTGATGAATCACATTGTATTTCGGAATGGGGACACGATTTCAGACCGGAGTACCGCCAGTTAAAATTACTGAAGGAGAGATTCCCAAAGGTGCCTATTATGGCTTTAACAGCCACCGCCACACCGGTCGTCCAGGAAGATATTATCACACATCTCAAGTTGTCGGATTGCAGGATCTTCAAGGCGAGTTTTAACCGGAAAAACCTGCATTATCAAATTAAACCCAAGGATAATCCCTATTATCAAATACTCCACTATCTGAAAGGACGACAGAAAGATTCGGGAATTATTTATTGTCAGAGCCGTAAAACCGTAGAAAGGCTTTCTACGAGCCTGCAGAAGGACGGATACCGTGCCCTGCCGTACCATGCAGGTCTCACCGCTGAAGCCAGAACAGAAAACCAGGAACGGTTTATCCGTGAAGACGTTGAGATCATTGTGGCAACGATTGCATTTGGTATGGGCATTAATAAACCCAATGTGCGGTATGTGATCCATTACGATTTGCCGAAGAGCATCGAAGGGTATTATCAGGAGACAGGCCGTGCGGGAAGGGATGGGTTAAAAAGCGACTGTATTCTGTTCTTTAGTTACGCTGATATGTTCAAGATAGAATATTTTATCAATCAAAAAACGGACGAAGGTGAGCGACAAGTTGCATACAGGCAATTGCGGGAGATGGCAAACTATTGTGAAAGCAACGTTTGCCGGAGAAGGTTATTGCTGGCTTATTTTGGAGAAAAACTCGATGAACCAAATTGCAGGAGTTGTGACGTCTGTTTAGAACCGAAGGAACGATTTGACGGAACGATTGCTGCACAAAAGATATTATCCTGCGTTTATCGGGTGGGTGAACGATTCGGAATTAACTATGTTATTGACATCCTGCAGGGTTCAAAGAATCAAAAAATAGTACAGAACCAGCATAACACGATCAAGACGTACGGTGCCGGAAAAGAATATTCAAAGTCTCAGTGGCAGGCTTTTGTCCGTGAATTAATTCAATTGGGATACCTGAGGCTGGATGGGGATAAGTATCCCGTATTGAAGTTACAAGAAAAGTGCCGGAATGTATTATTGTCTAGCGAAAAGGTGTTTTTGATAAAACCCGAAGAACAAATCTCTGTTCAAAAAATTGATGCGGGTGAGGATTACGACCGCTTGCTGTTTGAACGTTTGAGGACTTTGAGGAAAACACTGGCTGATCAGGAAGGAGTGCCTCCGTATGTTATTTTCCATGATACCAGCTTAAAAGAAATGTCTATCTATTATCCCCAAAGCTTGCTTGGTTTAAGGAAGATAAGTGGTGTTGGAGATCAAAAACTGATGAAATACGGAAAGGTCGTTCTCAAAGAGATCGCCGATTACTGTGAACAACACCATATCATGCCAAATCAGATTGCTCATAAATGTTCTGAATCTCCTGTAAAACAACCAAAGACTTCCACGGTTCAAATGACCCTGGAACTTTACAAACAACACCTTACCATTCATGAGATCGCACAAAAGCGGAATTTAGCATTATCCACGATCATTTCTCATCTGGAAAAACTTATTCTGGATGGCGCTGGTATCTCCATAGACAGCATTGTTGCCACAGAAAAACAGCTACATATCCAACGAGCATTCAAAGAATCAGGCTTGGAGTTTCTCAATCCGGTAAAAGAGAAATTAGGAAACGATTATTCCTACGAAGAGATAAGATTAGTAAGGGCGAAGATGATGTGTGGCTGTGAGAAAAAGCAATAA
- a CDS encoding formylglycine-generating enzyme family protein, whose amino-acid sequence MNNRNKGKESIPEDMVLIPEGLFLMGSTREDIERLLDLDRNIEIDRLDNEFPQREVYLSAYLIDKYPVTNAQYKRFIESGGYGQKVFWSEAGWQYILQANPLESNDLDAISHGEQDCPVVDISWYEAEAFARWAGKRLPTEAEWEKAARSTDGRAYPWGNEFDKTRLNCAEVKIEKPTPVTKYPQGQSVYGCFDMAGNVWEWAADWYDSQYYRHAPNKNPQGPTIAEESPYFGRPEDVGISIYELKPYAASKMLSACKVLRGGSWNGSGVVHVRCANRDYDEPTYKNDTIGFRCAKSLG is encoded by the coding sequence ATGAACAACAGAAACAAAGGAAAAGAAAGTATCCCCGAAGACATGGTACTCATCCCTGAAGGGCTGTTTTTGATGGGGAGTACAAGGGAAGACATTGAAAGATTATTAGACCTTGACCGTAATATTGAAATTGATCGGCTGGATAACGAATTTCCTCAAAGAGAGGTTTATCTCAGTGCCTACCTCATTGACAAATATCCCGTTACCAATGCTCAATATAAGCGATTCATCGAGTCCGGCGGTTATGGTCAAAAGGTCTTTTGGTCAGAAGCCGGATGGCAGTATATCTTACAGGCAAACCCATTGGAAAGTAACGATCTGGATGCCATCTCGCATGGTGAACAGGATTGTCCTGTTGTAGACATCTCGTGGTATGAGGCTGAGGCTTTTGCCAGATGGGCAGGAAAAAGGCTTCCTACCGAGGCAGAATGGGAGAAAGCAGCCCGCAGTACCGATGGCAGGGCATATCCATGGGGCAACGAGTTTGATAAAACGAGATTAAACTGTGCCGAAGTTAAGATAGAAAAACCAACCCCTGTAACGAAATACCCGCAAGGCCAAAGTGTTTATGGATGTTTCGATATGGCAGGAAACGTATGGGAATGGGCCGCCGACTGGTATGACAGTCAATACTATCGCCATGCTCCAAACAAAAATCCACAAGGGCCCACCATAGCCGAAGAAAGCCCTTATTTTGGGAGACCGGAAGACGTAGGTATTTCCATTTATGAATTAAAGCCTTATGCGGCAAGTAAAATGCTGAGTGCCTGCAAGGTATTACGGGGAGGTTCGTGGAATGGGTCTGGTGTTGTTCACGTCCGTTGTGCAAATAGGGATTACGACGAACCCACGTATAAAAACGACACCATTGGTTTTCGCTGCGCAAAGTCTTTGGGATAA
- a CDS encoding transposase — translation MARTSLFIRIYLTIFEKYSRLKQNFRGHRFWTRGFYVSTVGLDEAKIRKYIQDQEENESIEDQYDSDLSNPF, via the coding sequence GTGGCACGGACAAGCTTGTTTATCCGTATTTATTTGACTATATTTGAGAAATACAGTCGATTGAAACAGAATTTTCGAGGTCATCGGTTTTGGACGAGAGGATTTTATGTGAGTACGGTAGGCTTGGATGAAGCGAAAATACGGAAGTATATACAAGATCAAGAGGAAAATGAGTCGATAGAAGATCAGTATGACTCAGATTTAAGTAATCCCTTTTAG